Genomic DNA from Brockia lithotrophica:
GCCGTACCCCCTTCGACGTAGTGGGCGAACGCCCCTCATCGACGATGAGGGGCGCCCGCTCAAACCGGCCCACGTTTTCCGAGTCGATGCGGAAGTACGCCCGAAGCGGAACTTACGGGCACGTCGTGGACCATCGGCGATCCATCCTCCGGATCGCATGATGGAAGGCGGGCTTACGGCGCCGGCGTTCCGTCGGGCGATCCGGCCGCCGCGCCGCCTTCGGCGAGGGCGAGCTCCAGCGCCTTCCAGGCGAGCGTCGCGCACTTGATCCGGACCGGAAACTGGTGCACCCCTTGAAGGGCGACGGCGTCCCCGAGCGCCTCCTCCGTCGCCCGGTCCAGGGGCTTCCCCTGCACGAGGCGGAAAAACGCCCGGGCGAGCGCTTCCGCCTCGTCCGCCGTCTTCCCCTCGACCAGCGCCGACATCATCGAAGCGGAGCTCATGCTGATCATGCATCCCTCGCCGACGAAGCGGACCGCCGCGAGGCGGTCGTCCTCCCGCCGGAC
This window encodes:
- a CDS encoding putative iron-sulfur cluster assembly scaffold protein for SUF system, SufE2: MSLENLYREIIVDHYKHPRKRGTLEGSGVLAVELKNPSCGDRITLYVRREDDRLAAVRFVGEGCMISMSSASMMSALVEGKTADEAEALARAFFRLVQGKPLDRATEEALGDAVALQGVHQFPVRIKCATLAWKALELALAEGGAAAGSPDGTPAP